CTCTTGAAAACTCTgccacaataaaaaaaaaattgattttttgtcttgatccataaatgtttttaaaagtatacaaaactGCTGATTCTAGCAAAGCAACTTTTGGCGCATTATGATCATAATCGACCGAGTGCGCAAGCAATCTTGAGGATATTTAAAGACTGTTTTAGCTTCATTGGTGCcgtaaggtaaacaaataattagTATGCAAGTCCAATCGAAAAAATTGCTGCTGCAGGAGCTGAAGATccgaatttgtcaatttttcagCTTTTGTATCAATTAAACGTGTGGTACATCGGCTTATTGCCCGGTGGCGATCAAAGGAAATGATTTGGAAAATACTCGCATCCAACAAGACACACAACAAGGATAATTAAAAGTTCCATGGTCGCGtaactttaagtttttgatttagaattgtttttatgtGGAACTAAACATTGGTTAGGAAATGGCCCatttttcaaagtaattttccagttaaacataaaaaaacaatgattaTGCCTTTTTATTGTTATTCTAGACGTCTTTAGGTGGCAAAACCCAGAATGAATTTTTCAGCCCCCACTTTGCAAATATGTGGTGCTacaagttttgattttaatgcATCCAGCTTAAAGGACTTGACTTTGTGATCTTCTACATTTCTATTGATTATAAAACTTATAACTGCGAAAAAAACGCAAACTATGAAGCATTTTCCAAAAGTTTCAGTCTGAATGCTGTTAGTTATCTCACTTACGTTGCAATGTTTTTGACACAAACCCTTGTCCACAAGGAATATACTGAcatgtgacttgacacgtgacTCGATTTAGATAATACAACAGAAAACGAATAATGATTAATTACTGGAAAAAGAAATGAAGACATCTGTCTGCCATATTGAAACCTCTCCTTTATTTATaactaaaaacatttaaaacttaaaaataactgTACTTACGATATCTGTATGATCCATTTTAAGGTTAATTTTTCCTTTGCCTTTGCCTATAGGTTTTTTCGTggtttgtttttccattttttgtttttccgtaTGTAGACTTTCTactgtgatttttatttttttcaattcagatGCACTTACtgttaataaaaagaaagaaaaacaaaagattaaataaaaaatcatattaataactttgtgatataaaatatttttaaacttacaatTAGCACATATGCTACGAACTAAATCTTCAACGAAATTTGGAAATTCTTGTGAAGATCTATACAATGAAACACGCGTACTAAGTGCATCGGcaaattctttaaattcttctttACTTTCTGGATTTAATGAATCTAAACTAGTTGATATACCAAATGTTTCTAATGCACTTTTAAGgtcgttttctttttcaatttgttgtaaTCGTAATTTTTCGGCTAGTTTTTCTTCGGGTGTTAATTTAGCTAATCGTTCTTCTTCCAATCGTTCTTCTTCTTCACGTTTCAATCgctaaaatttcaaaagaagtacattattattaatacatatttattgaatattgatagttttgttttttacctcTTTTTCATTTAGTTTAGCTTGTTGTGCCttgttgggtgtttttttagggactggttttggtttttctttttcttcatcttttttctCCTCATCATCTTCCCAACTGTCCTGTAAgacgaaaaatagaaaataaataaatatcattaaGAACATGAACAACTACTGCGCTTagtaaatttctttatttaacttaacctGAGGATGAAACGaacttttcaatttcttgaagGCTAATCTTTTCTgaaattctttttgttgtttattcttTTAATGGGAAGTGTGAAGCTAtcgtgaatatatttttttttctaaatgtgtTGCATTTTCCAAACGttggaaaatttaataatgtCAAAAGCATAACTCGTTTTTTATTCATATCGATAATTAATTCTTTACGGGACCTTCTTACTCTTTTCAAAAGGATTCTAATTTACAAGAAACACTAAAAAATACTAGAAAATTCTTGGGAATTCTAAATTTCTGAGGACTTTTGTTTTCAGGACTTGACAAAACGTACTattgatttgaattaaaataaaacaatttaaaggtGTTGAAaaaacaatgggcaggttcaggcgacataagggacttgaaagtaaggtaagtttctagtatctgccaaaaaattgccttccaattaaggcaacattattggaaagttgactggaaagttagtcaagaaaaatctaactAACTATAAAGTCAAGTGAACTTATGTCACATTGACAATTGACGATGTTTTTCAATTCAACTGAAAGCACTAAACTTTATTACtccatgaattatttattttctgcacaattccatttaatcttttgtgtaaaagggttccttgtcaaattggaagagaaataagtaatatttctctacaatacaaaacataaatcgTGATGGATTTGTATCTTGCCttaggagtgttttgtagacaataatgtttttgatagtttttgtacaatgaactgaaggtaggggttagtgaagtaaagtttctggtttgaaaattatgacagttgaaaaactaactagaagtcccttatgttgtctgaacctgcctaataacattaaaaaagaacGTCGAAAATatctgtcatattaatgacgtACACTTTCGAAAATTACGATGGACAGAATTAGACTATAAATCACAAATCGTGGACATTCATTTCCAAAATATGCGTTCTGTATTTCTTACTTATAGAGCGCTTTTATCGTTAAATTATCTTGAACGATAAGTTCATTGCACCTAAACGAAATTACAGACAAGCagaatttttgtgtttgaagTCTGCACACTCCGCATGACATTCTTAAGTCTCCATTACATCCAAAAAAGATAATTGTTTAGTGCGTTTACATATCGAAGACGTCATCAGCCTTCTTGTGTTTAAATCTTAAACTGGCTAAAACAATTAACATGAACGACGAACTCCACGCGCGCCGCCTTATGTCATTGGAacgaatttaaaagaaactggCTTCAATAAGATGACGCAACATGTGATAAAGCGCATGAAGCAATCACTAAGCcagtttgtatttcaaaatgttggtCATTCCATTGAATTGGTtgagttttatgttttataccTCTACAAAATACCGGTTAGAAGATAATGCCCAAAATCATTcagaaaggtttaaaatgtcTCTTTACTTTGTACTCTTGATTATAacctaattattatttttgtgttttcaagatgtaaacgttttgtttttagagtgaaatttaatttaatggccTAAAGATAAAGTTATTACTGGGAGacaaaattttgctaaaaacaaccaaaaaagggtttttttaaaggctaagatttaaaaatatatcttaacaataaattgtatgttgatTTTTAAAGTACACATATTTCTTTTCTAGATACAATTggaatcattttagtatcttatttagtttctggaaattctcattagtgtTTACTTGACTCTGTAGACGTATTgtacaaactttaaatttaacactttcagttttgaaaaatgcgttttggagttaatttttaatgcTAATTACGGACTCAAATTTtctcaagttttgaaaataaacgttTTCAACAGTTGATAGATAGATTTTATTGctcgttttaaatattttacattgtttacaaaaatcaaaaaagcatGGCAATCTGCTTGTAGATTACATAAGGAGCATAATATTGGTAAATCCTCTTATGTGGAATGAAGTTAAGAGGTACGAGTTCACCACGCAGCTTTACCATCATCGAAATCTCCTCTACGTTGTATTCAtcccaaaaatatttcttcgcATCCAAATTGTTGTTGGGTTGACTGTAAATTGCTTTGTGCAGAGACCCTGTTGTTCATCAAGGCATTTTTTCCATAACATATCATCCACTTTTGCAATAAGGTGGTACAGTGACTCTTTCCAGAGTTTAAAATCAAAGCTATCTATGTTAAGGTCCATATCACACTCCCTAGCAAGTTTCATTCATTCTTCATAACATCTTGACCTCTCTCGAATAGTTTGAAGTACCACTATCTTCGGTAATCGGTAATTTTCCATATTCGTGATTCCGTTTCCAACAAATCTATATAGTTCGGCGTGTTTGATAGCAGTCGGAAGACTCTTTGAAGCATAACAATTTTGCACATGTTTATATTGCTTCGCTTCCCATCCTTGTGCTGCATAGAACAAGAttgattctttaaaaatagtGTACTTACTGCTGTGTGCGATATTTTAGTTTGAGAAACACCTACACCAAGATGCGCTAATGGCGGCTTTTGCGCTTGTAAGCTTTTCGCTCAGATgcatttccaaaattaaagttcactccaaggtatttgaactcTTTGACAATCTCTATATTCTCACCATTGCAGTTCCATTTTCATTAAGGCAGTTTCTACCTCCTCCGTTCTTGAAAATCTTGATCTTGGACTTTTCCATGTTAactattcagccctatcatgaattccatcgtaatcggaaatttttacgaatcccgaaacactttatcatgaaatccgttcgtagtcgaaaatctcatacaactacgaacggatttcatgatacagtttttccgattacgatggaattcatgatagggctgattagGTTCCATATATTACAGTACTCAAAAATTCGGTTTATCATAAGAGTGCTTTAAATTATTCGCAAGCGTGTTCAATACCAGCAAGTAAGAAATCGACAAAGCCTTCGATAAAGAGAGCGAATAGACTTAGGCTCCTCGTACAACCTTGTCTAACGCTTGATTCCGTTCTGAGCCATTCCTACCTTTCTCTATCATTCAAAACTGCTGCTTTAGTATCCATATATAGGCTTT
This window of the Eupeodes corollae chromosome 3, idEupCoro1.1, whole genome shotgun sequence genome carries:
- the LOC129952062 gene encoding eukaryotic translation initiation factor 3 subunit J, whose product is MDDDWESLADKEIVVPPKIANLNKWEGEDDDEDVKDSWEDDEEKKDEEKEKPKPVPKKTPNKAQQAKLNEKERLKREEEERLEEERLAKLTPEEKLAEKLRLQQIEKENDLKSALETFGISTSLDSLNPESKEEFKEFADALSTRVSLYRSSQEFPNFVEDLVRSICANLSASELKKIKITVESLHTEKQKMEKQTTKKPIGKGKGKINLKMDHTDITEVVDYKYDYDYDDFM